DNA from Streptomyces sp. Edi4:
TTGATCTCCGCCGCGATCGAGAGCGCCGCCTCCAGCGCGGTCCCGTCCGGCACGACGCGCCCGACCAGCCCGATCCGCTCCGCCTCCCGCGCGCTGTAGGGCCGCCCCGTGAGCAGCATCTCCAGGGCGTGCGTACGTGGAATCTGGTGCTGGAGGCGGACCGTGGAACCCCCGATGGGAAAGAGCCCGCGTCTGACCTCAAGGAGCCCGAACGTCGCGCTCTCTCCCGCCACGCGAATGTCCGTCCCCTGAAGGATCTCGGTCCCGCCCGCCACGCAGTACCCCTCGACCGCCGCGATCACCGGCTTGCGGGGCCGGTAGTTGCGCAGCATCGCCTTCCAGTGCAGCTCGGGGTCGGCCGCAAGGCGGTCCCGGTAGGGGTCCCCCGCCGCGTCCTGCCCCGCCGTGCCCCGGGCCGCGAGCGACTTGAGGTCCATGCCCGCGCAGAAGTCGCCGCCCGCGCCGGTGAGGACGACCGAGCGGACCGTGTCGTCGGCGTCGGCTTCGAGCCAGCCGTCGTAGAGCCCCACCAGCAGGGGCAGCGACAGCGCGTTCTTCGCCTCCGGCCTGTTCAAGGTGAGCACCAGTGTGGCGCCTTCACGCCGCACGGTGAGGTGTTCGGTACCACCCATTGCCGTCCTCCCGTCTCCAGACCCAGAACAGGTTGCAGGAGGGGCGGTGGCAGTTCAATAGTTTTCTGACAGTCAGTCAGATTTCCTCTCCGCCGCCCCTTCCCAGTTGTGCGCGGCTTTGCTCTGATGACCCCCGGAATCAGTCGGGGCCGGAGTCAGGAGGAATGGTGGAGTACAACCTTGCCGACCTGTTCGAGTCCGTCGTCGACGTGGTACCGGACCGCGAAGCACTCGTGTACGTCGATCATCCCGGCACCGGCGCCGAGCGCCGCCTGACCTACCGTCAGCTGGACCGGGCGGCGAACCGCCTCGCCCACCACCTGATCGACGCCGGACTCACCCCCGGCGAACACCTGGGCCTGCACCTCTACAACGGCATCGAATACCTCCAGACGGTCCTCGCCGCCCTCAAGGCGCGCCTGGTTCCGGTCAACGTCAACTACCGCTACGTGCAAGATGAGTTGGCGTACCTCTACCGGGACGCCGACCTGGCCGCGCTGGTCTTCGACGCCGAGTTCACCGAGCGGGTGGCGGGCGCGCTGACCGGGGCCGGCAAGCTGCGCCATCTCATCCGGGTGGGGCAGGCTCCCGAGGGGGCGCCGCCCCTCGCGGTCACCGCGTTCAACCAGGCCGAGGCCGAGGGCTCGCCCGAGCGGGGCTTCGCACCGCGCTCCGGCGACGACCTGTTCATCATCTACACCGGCGGAACCACGGGCATGCCCAAGGGGGTGATGTGGCGTCAGGAGGACCTGTTCTTCGCGGGTTTGTTCGGCGGCGACCCTGCGGGCGAGCCGGTGAAGCGGCCCGAGGAACTGGCCGAGCGGGTCGCCGGTGGCGGCGCCGGACTGACCTTCTTCCCCGCTCCCCCGCTGATGCACGGCACCTCGACGCTCACCTCGTTCATCGCCTTCAACTACGGCCAGCGGGTGGTCATCCACCGCAAGTACGTGCCGCACGAGGTGCTGCGCACCATCGAGAAGGAGAAGGTGTCCAGCGTCTCCCTGGTGGGCGACGCGATGCTGCGGCCGCTCGTGGACGCGCTGCGCGGACCGCTCAGGGGCACCGACCTGTCCTCGCTGTTCAGCGTCTCCTCATCCGGGGCCATCATGTCGGAGACAGTGCGCGCGCAGTTCCAGGAGCTGGTGCCGAACGTGCTGCTCCTGAACAACTTCGGGTCGTCCGAATCCGGTTCGAACGGGAAGGCCACGGACGACTCGGGCCCCGAGAAGGGGTTCCGTCTCGAGGTCAACGAGCGTACGCGGGTGGTGGACCCGGTCACCCACGAGCCCGTGCCCGTCGGGGAGCCCGGGCGGCTCGCGCAGCGCGGGCACGTTCCGCTCGGCTACTACAACGATCCGGCGAAGACCGCCGAGACGTTCTTCCAGAAGGGCCAGGAGCGATGGGTGCTCCTCGGCGACATGGCGACCGTGGACGAGAGCGGCATCGTCACGGTGCTGGGGCGCGGCTCGCAGTGCATCAACACAGGGGGCGAGAAGGTCTACCCGGAGGAGGTGGAGCAGGCGCTCAAGTCGCACCCGGATGTCTACGACGCGCTGGTGGCCGGGGTGCCCGACGCGACGTGGGGCAGCCATGTGGCGGCGGTGGTGCAGCTGCGCGACGGCGCGGACGAGCCCACGCTCGCCGACATCCAGGCACACTGCCGCACCAGGATCGCGGGCTACAAGGTGCCGCGCCGGCTGGTGATAGCGCCCTGCATCCAGCGTTCACCCAGCGGCAAGGCGGACTACCGCTGGGCGCGGGCCGTGGCGGCGCGGGCGGACGCCGACTGACCTCGCCCGTACGGGACTTCGGACGCCACGATACGAAACCACGGGCGCCACGCGTACGGGACTTCGGCGGCCTCCCGCCGCCCGGCCCCCCCGGCCGCCGGGTCCCGGTCATCGACCGGTCAGGGTCGCGGCGCCGGCCCGGGCCGGGTCACCCGATCCCGAACTCCCCGATCGCGGCCAGGAATCCGGCCGGGTCGGCGGAGTGGATCAGGTGGCCGGTGTCGAAGGTGACGAGGCGGGCGCCGGGGATGACATCGGCCAGCGCGACGAGCGCCGTCTGGTCGACGTGGCTGGTGGGACCGCCCGCCAGGAGCAGCGTCGGAGTGGCGAGCGTGGCGAATCGCCGGTGCCAGTCCGGGTCGGGAGCGTTGAGCTGGGCGTTGATCGCCGGCACGAGGGGCCAGTCGAAGGTGAGCGGCCCCTCGGGGCGTTCGACGGCTCCGCGCGGCGGGTCGAGCGGCAGCAGCGGCGGGATGTCCTCCAGGACGAGCCGTCCGATGAGGCCGGCCGCCTCCTGGGCGAGCAGCGCGGCGGCGGCGCCACCCATGGAGTGGGCGACCACATCGGTGCCGGTGAGGCCGAGTTCGGTGATGAAGCCGTGGATGTCGTCGCGGAACGCCTCGAAGCCGTAGCCGCCCGGCCAGTCGCTCAGACCGTGGCCGCGCAGGTCGAGGGCGTACACCCGGCGGCTGGCAGCGAGGTGGGCGGCGATCTCGTCCCAGTCCCGGCTGTCGCCGCCCCGGCCGTGCACGAGGACCACGGGAGGCGCGGACCGCTCGCCGTGGACGCGATAGGCGAGCCGGACGCCATGGCCCTCTTCGAGGCCGATGGTGTGCCGGACACTGGCGACACCGGGGTCGAGGAAGGCGGCGACGGTACGGACGAAGGCTCCGGGGTCGTCGTGCCAGGGGAAGTGTCCCGCGCCCGGCTGCACGGCGAGTTCGGCGTGGGGCAGGAGCGCGGCGAGCTCGGCGGCGGCGCCCGGGGTCGGCCCGAAGTCGTACCCGCCGGCGAGGACCAGGACGGGGGCGTCGAGCCGGGCGAGCGCGGCCCGCGTCGCCGGCGGGTCGAAGGCGCCATCCGCGTAGTAGGCGGGCGCCACGTCCGGGTTGGTCTCGGCAGCGGCGGCGGCTTCGTGCCGCTGGGCCGCCGCGTCCCAGCAGCCGTGGGCGAAGGGCTTGATGGCGTCCCACACCTCGCTCCTTTCGCGCCGCCCGGCCCACACCTCTTCGAAGGCCGCGCGGCCCGTCTCGTACCAGGGCTCGTCCTCGCGCAGCGCGAGGGCGGAGCGCCACTCGGCCTCGTCCGGGCCGATGCCCACGGCGCGGGTGCCGGGGGTGATCAAGATGAGCGAGCCGGTGCGGTCCGGGTGACGTGCGGCGTAGAGCAGCGCCAGGTTCCCGCCCGCGGAGTGGCCGAGCAGGTCGACACGGTCGAGACCGAGGTGGACGCGCAGCGCCTCCACGTCGGCGACCTGGCGGTCGCAGCGGTAGGTGGCCGGGTCGGCCGGCGCCGCCGAGGCCCCCGTGCCGCGCGGATCGAGGAGTACCACCTGCCGGTGCGCCGGCAGGCCGCCCAGGTCGCCGAGGTAGGTGGAGTCGCGCCCAGGCCCGCCCGGCAGGCAGATCAGCGGCTCGCCCGCGCCGGTCACCCGGTAGGAGAGGACGGTCCCGTCGTGGCTGGTGAAGGTGGGCATGGAATGATCTTCACAGGTGGCCGGGCGCCGGGCAATGGCGTTCGCCCTCGGCGCGAAGAAGGCGTCGGAGCCGGTTGTCCACAGGCCTTGACGGGCCCCTCGGAGGGCTGAATTACTGATCCCAGACAGATCGACCGAATGATCGGTCGCCTGCTTTCAACGTTTTTCGTTGTTTCATCGTTGCATCGTTGCATCGGTTCAACGTGTCATCGCGTCGTCGTCCCCGGCGGCGGGGCGGAGCGAGGACGGGAGCGCACTCATGGCACCCCTGCTGGACGAGGCGGAGCGGCTGAGCCGGCCGGAGCTCGAAGCCTTGCAGCTCGACCGGTTGCGCGCCGTCCTGCGCCATGCGTACGACAACGTCGGGTTCTACCGCAAGAGCTTCGACGATGCGGGGGTCCGGCCCGAGGACTGCGCCTCGCTCGCCGATCTGGCCCGCTTCCCCTTCACCGCCAAGTCCGATCTGCGCGATCACTACCCCTTCGGGATGTTCGCGGTCCCCGAGTCCGACATCCGCAGGATCCACGCCTCCAGCGGGACCACGGGCCGGCCCACCGTCGTCGGTTACACCCAGCGGGACCTCGACACCTGGGCGGACGTGGTGGCCCGCTCGATCCGCGCGGCGGGCGGGCGGCCGGGCCACAAGGTCCATGTGGCGTACGGATACGGCCTGTTCACCGGCGGGCTCGGCGCGCACTACGGCGCAGAACGGCTCGGCTGTACGGTGATTCCCGCCTCGGGCGGCATGACGGCGCGCCAGGTGCGGCTCATCCAGGACTTCCGCCCCGAGATCATCATGGTGACCCCGTCCTACATGCTGACGCTCCTCGACGAGTTCGAGCGGCAAGGCGTCGATCCCCGCACGACCTCCTTGAAGGTCGGCATCTTCGGCGCCGAGCCGTGGACACAGGAGATGCGCCGGGAGATCGAGGACCGGTTCGCGATCGACGCGGTCGACATCTACGGGCTCTCGGAGGTGATGGGGCCGGGCGTCGCGCAGGAGTGCGTGGAGACCAAGGACGGTCTGCACATCTGGGAGGACCACTTCTACCCGGAGATCGTGGACCCGCTCACCGGCGAGGTCCTGCCGGACGG
Protein-coding regions in this window:
- the paaK gene encoding phenylacetate--CoA ligase PaaK, encoding MAPLLDEAERLSRPELEALQLDRLRAVLRHAYDNVGFYRKSFDDAGVRPEDCASLADLARFPFTAKSDLRDHYPFGMFAVPESDIRRIHASSGTTGRPTVVGYTQRDLDTWADVVARSIRAAGGRPGHKVHVAYGYGLFTGGLGAHYGAERLGCTVIPASGGMTARQVRLIQDFRPEIIMVTPSYMLTLLDEFERQGVDPRTTSLKVGIFGAEPWTQEMRREIEDRFAIDAVDIYGLSEVMGPGVAQECVETKDGLHIWEDHFYPEIVDPLTGEVLPDGERGELVFTSLTKEAMPVIRYRTRDLTRLLPGTARVFRRMEKVTGRSDDLIILRGVNLFPTQVEEIVLRTPGVAPHFQLRLTRQGRLDALTVRVEARADTPPEHREAAARSIVAALKDGIGVSVEVEVVDPETIERSVGKFKRIVDLREGRS
- a CDS encoding acyl-CoA synthetase, with product MEYNLADLFESVVDVVPDREALVYVDHPGTGAERRLTYRQLDRAANRLAHHLIDAGLTPGEHLGLHLYNGIEYLQTVLAALKARLVPVNVNYRYVQDELAYLYRDADLAALVFDAEFTERVAGALTGAGKLRHLIRVGQAPEGAPPLAVTAFNQAEAEGSPERGFAPRSGDDLFIIYTGGTTGMPKGVMWRQEDLFFAGLFGGDPAGEPVKRPEELAERVAGGGAGLTFFPAPPLMHGTSTLTSFIAFNYGQRVVIHRKYVPHEVLRTIEKEKVSSVSLVGDAMLRPLVDALRGPLRGTDLSSLFSVSSSGAIMSETVRAQFQELVPNVLLLNNFGSSESGSNGKATDDSGPEKGFRLEVNERTRVVDPVTHEPVPVGEPGRLAQRGHVPLGYYNDPAKTAETFFQKGQERWVLLGDMATVDESGIVTVLGRGSQCINTGGEKVYPEEVEQALKSHPDVYDALVAGVPDATWGSHVAAVVQLRDGADEPTLADIQAHCRTRIAGYKVPRRLVIAPCIQRSPSGKADYRWARAVAARADAD
- a CDS encoding alpha/beta hydrolase; translation: MPTFTSHDGTVLSYRVTGAGEPLICLPGGPGRDSTYLGDLGGLPAHRQVVLLDPRGTGASAAPADPATYRCDRQVADVEALRVHLGLDRVDLLGHSAGGNLALLYAARHPDRTGSLILITPGTRAVGIGPDEAEWRSALALREDEPWYETGRAAFEEVWAGRRERSEVWDAIKPFAHGCWDAAAQRHEAAAAAETNPDVAPAYYADGAFDPPATRAALARLDAPVLVLAGGYDFGPTPGAAAELAALLPHAELAVQPGAGHFPWHDDPGAFVRTVAAFLDPGVASVRHTIGLEEGHGVRLAYRVHGERSAPPVVLVHGRGGDSRDWDEIAAHLAASRRVYALDLRGHGLSDWPGGYGFEAFRDDIHGFITELGLTGTDVVAHSMGGAAAALLAQEAAGLIGRLVLEDIPPLLPLDPPRGAVERPEGPLTFDWPLVPAINAQLNAPDPDWHRRFATLATPTLLLAGGPTSHVDQTALVALADVIPGARLVTFDTGHLIHSADPAGFLAAIGEFGIG
- a CDS encoding crotonase/enoyl-CoA hydratase family protein, which translates into the protein MGGTEHLTVRREGATLVLTLNRPEAKNALSLPLLVGLYDGWLEADADDTVRSVVLTGAGGDFCAGMDLKSLAARGTAGQDAAGDPYRDRLAADPELHWKAMLRNYRPRKPVIAAVEGYCVAGGTEILQGTDIRVAGESATFGLLEVRRGLFPIGGSTVRLQHQIPRTHALEMLLTGRPYSAREAERIGLVGRVVPDGTALEAALSIAAEINACGPLAVEAVKACVYDTAAMAESDGLAVELERGWPIFATADAKEGAAAFAQKRAAVFRRA